One candidate division TA06 bacterium genomic region harbors:
- a CDS encoding type II toxin-antitoxin system HicA family toxin yields the protein MTKVPNLPYAKIIHALQRDGWIVVRQRGSHIRLQKHADDEVLKLTIPAHQSVKRSTLSHILKQAHLEVEQFLKLL from the coding sequence GTGACCAAGGTTCCCAACCTTCCGTATGCCAAGATCATTCATGCGCTGCAAAGGGACGGATGGATTGTGGTGCGCCAGAGGGGCAGCCATATCAGGCTTCAAAAACATGCAGACGACGAAGTATTGAAATTAACGATACCGGCGCACCAATCGGTCAAACGTTCGACGCTTTCCCACATTCTAAAACAAGCCCATTTGGAGGTGGAGCAATTTCTAAAACTGCTGTAG